The proteins below are encoded in one region of Apium graveolens cultivar Ventura chromosome 4, ASM990537v1, whole genome shotgun sequence:
- the LOC141716887 gene encoding uncharacterized protein LOC141716887 — MDRANRPPDSWDPLSNSLVGTSSIRPERTGRALYGSAADYPAANNRSELTKGRIVQMYDDYSVPRGLCWLYTPREGERIYDTPGVPNGYGGCAVGVSEAAFKCGLRVPPLKLIKHLFFQMGIALGQMDPNGFIHINCFQNRCLHAGIAPSTRLFWYHYDFRKNPKSSGFYTIARRAGRPDWTATNSNNKSTHTHWCYVSGPRLAAMSVWRDVNSALLLMSSLTLEEKENYTALVDVNVKKLGPEEFRDKDWLFSLWGGVSSREALIERKKARAAEKKAAEAAAKKVADKGATPDPFEGTGERAQTEKPPSPRQSRAASEAEEGDDLEYMKEGNPSKRTRSKEGIVRSYLPGWGVLTSDHTVYPARQSTKEVASDLCHGLQLPVDLPTFVSASTTEVCTELLSFLSLAAPWVAAVEDKVKDMETRMAEVKELERRATAAEEELVRVKSQNEVEAAALKEDRSRLETELERANRRISHRNVQLKRSRKELRKK; from the exons ATGGATCGAGCAAACCGTCCCCCAGATTCTTGGGACCCCTTGTCGAACAGCTTGGTTGGAACGTCTTCCATTCGCCCCGAGCGGACGGGACGGGCCCTATATGGTTCGGCTGCCGACTATCCCGCAGCCAATAATAGATCTGAACTGACGAAAGGACGCATAGTTCAGATGTATGATGATTACTCTGTCCCTCGAGGGCTTTGTTGGTTGTACACGCCGAGGGAGGGTGAAAGAATCTATGACACTCCCGGGGTGCCGAATGGATATGGAGGTTGCGCCGTAGGGGTTTCGGAGGCGGCCTTCAAGTGTGGGTTGAGGGTGCCACCGTTGAAGCTGATCAAGCACCTTTTCTTCCAGATGGGTATCGCCCTCGGACAGATGGACCCGAACGGGTTCATCCATATTAACTGTTTTCAGAACAGGTGTCTTCACGCTGGGATCGCACCCAGCACTCGCCTATTCTGGTACCATTATGATTTTCGAAAGAATCCGAAGAGTTCTGGTTTTTACACCATCGCCCGTCGAGCAGGGCGACCTGATTGGACGGCGACTAATTCGAACAATAAAtccactcacactcattggtgtTATGTGAGTGGTCCAAGGTTGGCGGCCATGTCGGTTTGGCGAGATGTAAATTCCGCGTTGCTTCTCATGTCGAGCCTGACCTTGGAGGAGAAGGAGAACTACACGGCGTTAGTGGACGTCAATGTGAAGAAGCTGGGTCCCGAAGAGTTTCGGGACAAGGATTGGCTCTTCAGCTTGTGGGGTGGGG TGTCTTCGAGAGAGGCCTTGATCGAGAGGAAGAAGGCCAGGGCGGCCGAGAAGAAGGCGGCTGAGGCGGCGGCGAAGAAGGTTGCCGATAAGGGGGCTACGCCCGATCCTTTCGAGGGCACAGGCGAGAGGGCCCAGACCGAGAAGCCTCCGTCGCCCCGTCAATCTCGAGCGGCTTCTGAAGCCGAGGAGGGGGACGATCTGGAGTACATGAAAGAGGGGAACCCTTCCAAGAGGACCCGGAGCAAGGAGGGGATTGTGCGCTCTTATCTCCCGGGGTGGGGCGTGCTCACGTCCGACCATACTGTGTACCCAGCCCGGCAATCCACGAAGGAGGTGGCTTCGGACCTATGCCATGGCCTTCAGCTCCCAGTCGATCTTCCGACTTTTGTTTCGGCCTCTACTACCGAAGTCTGCACGGAGCTTCTGTCCTTCCTGTCCTTG GCCGCTCCTTGGGTTGCGGCCGTGGAGGATAAGGTTAAGGACATGGAGACTCGGATGGCCGAGGTGAAGGAGTTGGAGAGGAGGGCTACGGCGGCCGAGGAGGAACTTGTAAGGGTGAAATCCCAGAATGAGGTCGAAGCCGCTGCGTTGAAGGAGGACAGATCTCGGCTGGAGACTGAACTGGAGAGGGCGAACCGGAGGATCTCTCACCGGAACGTCCAGCTGAAGAGGTCCCGAAAGGAGCTTCGGAAGAAGTAG
- the LOC141718966 gene encoding uncharacterized protein LOC141718966 → MRADETGITNKDRRERRVYDEEDESDSDSHPRRKRTKQPYSSDSDEEPDGSRLRLNRLEKALFGDRRPDREPVVTQEIELYRPPSGEERQFPKMSEFNGKGDPEDHCEKYELLMVGMGHNDIMLCKIFKTYLKGSASMWYKSLKPRSIGFYEQLKMKFLKYHSHLCRKAKDTEALVHYRQRGNEELGDYLTRFKEEAGMVTNLDKIKAMGFLTVGLDPYKGKKLRSSLYDFPPKSLNDIYVRGENIRRKMESIGGYKDSRRDDRSKRADRYEGSRSGSDRRDSRKEGRKETDRGAERRRDRDSAVFTPLNAPISKILHEIKGKPGFVRPAKMKVPNHKKNPDKYCDYHRDKGHNTDE, encoded by the coding sequence ATGCGGGCCGACGAGACCGGCATAACGAATAAAGATAGAAGGGAACGTAGGGTGTATGACGAAGAAGATGAGTCTGACTCTGATTCGCATCCCCGAAGGAAGAGGACTAAGCAACCTTACTCTTCTGATTCAGATGAGGAGCCCGATGGATCCCGCCTCAGGCTCAATCGCTTAGAGAAGGCCCTGTTCGGTGATAGGAGGCCCGATCGAGAACCTGTCGTAACACAAGAGATTGAGCTGTACCGACCCCCTTCGGGCGAGGAGAGACAATTCCCCAAGATGAGCGAGTTCAACGGGAAAGGAGACCCCGAGGACCACTGTGAAAAGTATGAACTCCTGATGGTTGGGATGGGCCACAATGATATCATGCTGTGCAAAATATTCAAGACTTATCTCAAAGGGTCTGCTTCGATGTGGTACAAATCCCTGAAACCTCGGTCCATCGGGTTTTACGAGCAGTTGAAGATGAAATTCTTAAAGTACCACTCGCACCTATGCCGAAAGGCGAAGGATACCGAAGCCTTAGTCCACTATCGGCAGAGGGGGAATGAAGAGCTGGGAGATTATCTTACTCGGTTCAAGGAAGAAGCGGGGATGGTCACTAATCTGGATAAAATCAAAGCAATGGGCTTCCTAACGGTGGGGCTAGACCCCTATAAAGGTAAAAAGCTTCGCTCATCTCTTTACGATTTTCCCCCAAAATCCCTAAATGATATATATGTAAGAGGCGAGAATATTCGCCGAAAGATGGAAAGTATTGGGGGGTATAAAGACTCAAGAAGGGACGACCGATCAAAGCGAGCCGACAGATATGAGGGATCAAGATCAGGATCTGACCGGAGGGATAgcagaaaggaaggaagaaaagAAACAGATCGTGGGGCCGAACGACGTCGAGATAGAGATTCGGCCGTATTCACTCCTTTGAATGCGCCAatctccaagattctccatgaGATAAAGGGCAAGCCAGGGTTTGTTCGCCCCGCCAAGATGAAGGTCCCGAACCACAAGAAAAACCCCGATAAGTACTGCGACTATCACAGGGACAAGGGGCATAACACTGATGAATGA